Proteins encoded within one genomic window of Amorphoplanes friuliensis DSM 7358:
- a CDS encoding glycoside hydrolase family 26 protein, which produces MADERPSGRRHWLVAGIAVVVVAAGVGVGLATTDPDKPVAVPSSAPSSAAASPVVTSSVQSRSARKLIGLSRANGTWPGPNGMSGVNGDPLFDTAHVKAFCTARGRACRVAQTYTDRTSWQSMTAGSSWTFDLFSDFEGMLVVSQGLVPIGATADLAACAAGDHDQDWKNFGSLMTRYGRGDSVVRLGWEFNETTSPWRADDPAVWIACYRRAATNIRATNPEVLLDWTINAHGTPAGTCGGVSTNCYPGDDYVDIIGIDNYDHYPWSSSKAVFDKAATDPEGLTWLHDFARDHDKLFSVGEWGVVPTGDAGQENQYFVQWMHDWFAAHASTLAYEAYFSDCGEGGVQSSLYRTDAACLKNPKSAAQYRALFGS; this is translated from the coding sequence ATGGCCGACGAACGACCCAGCGGCCGGCGGCACTGGCTGGTGGCCGGCATCGCCGTCGTCGTGGTGGCCGCCGGTGTCGGAGTGGGCCTGGCGACCACGGACCCCGACAAGCCCGTCGCGGTGCCCTCCTCGGCCCCTTCGTCCGCCGCCGCCTCCCCCGTGGTCACGTCCTCGGTGCAGTCGCGGTCGGCGCGCAAGCTGATCGGCCTCTCCCGCGCGAACGGCACCTGGCCCGGCCCGAACGGCATGTCCGGTGTCAACGGCGACCCCCTCTTCGACACGGCGCACGTCAAGGCGTTCTGCACCGCCCGCGGTCGCGCGTGCCGTGTCGCGCAGACCTACACCGACCGCACCTCGTGGCAGTCGATGACCGCGGGCTCCAGCTGGACCTTCGACCTGTTCTCCGACTTCGAGGGGATGCTGGTCGTCTCCCAGGGCCTCGTCCCGATCGGCGCGACCGCCGACCTGGCGGCCTGCGCGGCCGGCGACCACGACCAGGACTGGAAGAACTTCGGCAGCCTGATGACCCGGTACGGCCGCGGTGACTCGGTGGTCCGCCTGGGCTGGGAGTTCAACGAGACGACCTCCCCGTGGCGCGCGGACGACCCCGCGGTCTGGATCGCCTGCTACCGCCGTGCCGCCACCAACATCCGCGCCACGAACCCCGAGGTCCTCCTCGACTGGACGATCAACGCCCACGGCACCCCGGCCGGCACCTGCGGCGGCGTGAGCACCAACTGCTACCCGGGTGACGACTACGTCGACATCATCGGCATCGACAACTACGACCACTACCCCTGGTCGTCCTCGAAAGCCGTCTTCGACAAGGCCGCCACGGACCCGGAGGGCCTGACGTGGCTGCACGACTTCGCCCGCGACCACGACAAACTCTTCTCCGTGGGCGAGTGGGGTGTGGTCCCGACGGGCGACGCCGGCCAGGAGAACCAGTACTTCGTCCAGTGGATGCACGACTGGTTCGCCGCCCACGCCTCGACGCTGGCCTACGAGGCCTACTTCTCCGACTGCGGCGAGGGCGGTGTGCAGTCGAGCCTCTACCGCACGGACGCCGCCTGCCTCAAGAACCCCAAGTCGGCCGCCCAGTACCGGGCTTTGTTCGGCTCTTAG
- a CDS encoding IPT/TIG domain-containing protein, with the protein MSKTKSQFRSRLVRAGVATGAVTALVVAATASSAYAASLPLTLSQAAGPSGGLNTITATAATATTATAPFGAAVTPYVEFQTITSTASGCSATYAAAAAIAVSTATPPVQTAGVIVVPGANVKKLTTTKLAITVPAAVVLTANSATPPATPSSVRYNICVYSGTTPGVGGSPLIANAAYTIAGKPTITSISPGSGPALGGTPVTVVGTGLTGATSATVTIGGVNMTGVTVASDGRSLTGTAPAHAGGQTTVSITSTGGRVVSSDPDNNGLAPLTPTPGDPDDPIYFTYSNGIDVTPTTSPTDRNVDLDIMGVGFLGMDFDNTGATLANADTAHVYLVRGEYDPTDASNLKANGPVVECRSVLVISDTEIICTINLATKLDPADQTTPMTGPNDEVPLGAYTVTVVNNGDIDVQPSGANEDLTNPFVKTDLTSTSTFTVAPY; encoded by the coding sequence ATGAGTAAGACCAAGTCCCAATTCCGCTCGCGGCTCGTCCGCGCCGGGGTTGCAACTGGTGCTGTCACGGCGCTTGTCGTCGCTGCGACTGCTTCATCGGCCTACGCGGCAAGCCTGCCGCTCACGCTCAGCCAGGCAGCAGGGCCCAGCGGCGGCCTGAACACCATCACTGCGACCGCGGCAACGGCAACCACGGCCACCGCTCCGTTCGGCGCTGCCGTTACGCCTTACGTTGAGTTCCAGACCATTACATCGACGGCTTCGGGCTGCAGCGCGACCTACGCAGCTGCCGCGGCCATTGCGGTCAGTACTGCGACACCGCCTGTACAGACCGCGGGTGTCATCGTGGTTCCCGGCGCGAACGTGAAGAAGCTGACTACGACAAAGCTCGCCATCACCGTTCCGGCCGCTGTTGTCCTGACCGCGAACAGTGCGACGCCTCCTGCGACGCCTTCGAGCGTCAGGTACAACATCTGCGTGTACTCCGGCACCACCCCCGGCGTGGGCGGTAGCCCGCTCATCGCCAACGCCGCCTACACCATCGCTGGTAAGCCCACGATTACGTCCATCAGCCCCGGCAGCGGTCCTGCCCTCGGCGGCACCCCGGTGACCGTGGTTGGCACCGGACTCACGGGCGCCACTAGCGCAACGGTCACCATCGGCGGCGTGAACATGACCGGGGTAACCGTCGCTTCAGACGGTCGGAGTCTCACGGGTACCGCGCCCGCCCACGCCGGCGGACAGACCACGGTCTCGATTACCTCAACCGGCGGCCGAGTCGTCAGCTCCGACCCAGACAATAATGGTCTGGCGCCTTTGACGCCCACCCCGGGCGACCCCGACGACCCGATCTACTTCACGTACTCGAATGGCATCGACGTCACGCCGACCACCTCGCCCACCGACCGCAACGTTGATCTCGACATCATGGGCGTCGGTTTCCTCGGCATGGACTTCGACAACACGGGCGCCACCCTGGCCAACGCGGACACCGCCCATGTCTACCTGGTCCGGGGCGAATACGACCCGACCGATGCGAGCAACCTCAAAGCGAATGGGCCAGTCGTCGAGTGTCGCAGCGTCCTGGTTATCAGTGACACTGAAATCATCTGCACCATCAATCTCGCGACTAAACTCGATCCGGCAGACCAGACCACTCCCATGACTGGCCCCAACGACGAGGTGCCCTTGGGCGCTTACACCGTCACCGTCGTCAACAACGGCGACATCGACGTTCAGCCTTCGGGCGCTAACGAAGACCTAACCAACCCGTTTGTCAAGACAGATCTCACCAGCACTTCGACCTTCACGGTCGCGCCTTACTAA
- a CDS encoding patatin-like phospholipase family protein gives MEKRALVLGGGGVTGVAWEIGLLHGLAERGVDLTAADLFIGTSAGSVVAAQLTSGVSIPELYARELADTTGDRNATVGTKVLLGFVLAALWPGGRERGRARLGRAALKARTVPESERRTAIASRVQRDDWPAARLLVPAVEAQTGAVTVFDSDSGASLIDAVAASCAVPLVWPPMTVNGKRYIDGGVRSVANVDLAAGYERVVVIAPLVAAARRADRPGAQAAALGAGVRTAVISPTDAALTAIGRNPLDPSRRAPAGEAGRAQAAEVIERVRAVWG, from the coding sequence ATGGAAAAGCGCGCACTGGTGCTCGGTGGTGGTGGCGTCACGGGTGTCGCCTGGGAGATCGGTCTGTTGCACGGGCTCGCCGAGCGAGGTGTGGATCTCACGGCCGCGGACCTGTTCATCGGCACGTCGGCGGGTTCGGTCGTGGCCGCGCAGCTGACCAGCGGTGTCAGCATCCCCGAGCTGTACGCCCGCGAGCTCGCCGACACGACCGGGGACCGCAACGCCACCGTGGGTACCAAGGTGCTGCTGGGTTTTGTGCTCGCCGCGCTCTGGCCCGGCGGCCGGGAACGCGGCCGGGCCCGGCTCGGGCGGGCCGCGCTGAAGGCCCGGACGGTGCCCGAATCGGAACGCCGGACGGCGATCGCCTCGCGGGTGCAGCGTGACGACTGGCCGGCCGCGCGCCTGCTCGTCCCGGCGGTCGAGGCGCAGACCGGAGCCGTCACGGTCTTCGACAGCGACAGCGGCGCGTCATTGATCGACGCCGTGGCCGCGAGCTGCGCGGTTCCGCTGGTCTGGCCGCCGATGACCGTCAACGGCAAGCGGTACATCGACGGCGGGGTGCGGTCGGTCGCCAACGTCGACCTCGCCGCGGGGTACGAGCGGGTCGTCGTGATCGCCCCGCTGGTGGCCGCGGCCCGGCGCGCCGACCGCCCGGGGGCACAGGCGGCGGCGCTCGGGGCGGGCGTCCGCACGGCCGTGATCAGCCCGACGGACGCGGCGCTGACCGCGATCGGCCGCAACCCGCTCGATCCCTCACGCCGGGCTCCCGCGGGGGAAGCGGGGCGAGCCCAGGCAGCCGAGGTGATCGAGCGGGTGCGCGCGGTCTGGGGTTAG
- a CDS encoding SigE family RNA polymerase sigma factor, with protein MAVVGLTRRGDDEFVEFARANSARLQRAAYLLTGNRHQAEDAAQAALVKVYAAWGRVRRKDPYAYARTVLANLITDQWRRPMREYATEQLPEQPLPRDLADDVTRRRWLIGALKTLSPRERTVVVLRHFFDATEVDVARELNLSLGTVKSLNSRALAKLRVSVPSPRRAESGVRP; from the coding sequence ATGGCCGTCGTGGGACTGACCAGAAGAGGTGACGACGAGTTCGTCGAGTTCGCGCGAGCGAACTCGGCGCGACTGCAACGTGCCGCGTACCTGCTGACCGGCAACCGGCACCAGGCCGAGGACGCGGCCCAGGCCGCCCTGGTCAAGGTCTATGCGGCCTGGGGCCGGGTGCGACGCAAGGATCCTTACGCGTACGCCCGGACGGTGCTGGCCAATCTGATCACCGACCAGTGGCGCCGCCCGATGCGCGAGTACGCGACCGAGCAGCTGCCCGAGCAGCCGCTCCCCCGTGACCTCGCCGACGACGTCACCCGGCGCCGCTGGCTGATCGGCGCTCTGAAGACCCTGTCGCCGCGTGAGCGGACAGTGGTCGTGCTGCGGCACTTCTTCGACGCGACCGAGGTGGACGTGGCCCGGGAGCTCAACCTGTCCCTCGGCACGGTGAAGAGCCTCAACTCCCGGGCGCTGGCCAAGCTCCGGGTCTCGGTCCCGTCACCCCGGCGCGCGGAAAGCGGAGTACGCCCGTGA
- a CDS encoding sulfite oxidase-like oxidoreductase produces MSIISPGFGGRRRSSRPDLPPGQYLTRDFPVLSAGPTPRIPLDRWQFTITDEVGKKHSWSWKEFQELPAEDVTVDIHCVTKWSKLGTTWRGVALDTLFENIETTADYTMVHGYGGYTTNVPLEDLLDGKAWVAYKFDGEDLAPEHGGPARLVVPHLYFWKSAKWVNGIEMLQQDEPGFWEEAGYHIYGDPWREQRYQGD; encoded by the coding sequence ATGAGCATCATCTCTCCCGGGTTCGGCGGGCGGCGCCGCTCCTCGCGGCCCGACCTGCCGCCCGGGCAGTACCTCACCCGCGATTTCCCGGTGCTGTCCGCCGGGCCGACGCCGCGGATCCCGCTGGACCGCTGGCAGTTCACCATCACCGACGAGGTCGGCAAGAAGCACAGCTGGTCCTGGAAGGAGTTCCAGGAACTGCCCGCCGAGGACGTCACGGTCGACATCCACTGCGTCACCAAGTGGTCGAAACTCGGCACCACCTGGCGCGGCGTCGCCCTCGACACCCTCTTCGAGAACATCGAGACGACCGCCGACTACACGATGGTCCACGGGTACGGCGGCTACACCACCAACGTGCCGCTGGAGGACCTGCTCGACGGCAAGGCGTGGGTGGCGTACAAGTTCGACGGCGAGGACCTGGCGCCCGAGCACGGTGGCCCGGCCCGGCTGGTCGTGCCCCACCTGTACTTCTGGAAATCGGCCAAATGGGTCAACGGCATCGAGATGCTGCAGCAGGACGAGCCGGGCTTCTGGGAAGAGGCCGGCTACCACATCTACGGGGACCCATGGCGCGAGCAGCGGTATCAAGGCGACTGA
- a CDS encoding ferredoxin reductase: MARAAVSRRLTWRAATVREARWETASARTLVLDVPDWPGHLPGQHVDVRLTAPDGYSAQRSYSIASSWTGDGDGVELTVQRVEDGEVSTYLDDGLEVGQQLELRGPVGGWFVWRNEPAPVLLVAGGSGVVPLMAMIRARGDVRGRQPFRLVYSVRTPEDVCFAGELARRVRDDPGLDVHYVYTRKTPDGWPAPAGRLTVATLNTHGWPPDFAPDVFVCGPTSFVETAADILVALGHDPKKIRTERFGGTS; the protein is encoded by the coding sequence ATGGCGCGAGCAGCGGTATCAAGGCGACTGACCTGGCGGGCCGCCACGGTGCGGGAGGCCCGCTGGGAGACCGCCTCGGCCCGCACGCTGGTGCTGGACGTGCCGGACTGGCCCGGGCACCTGCCGGGGCAGCACGTCGACGTCCGGCTGACCGCACCCGACGGCTATTCGGCTCAGCGCAGCTATTCGATCGCCTCGTCGTGGACCGGTGACGGCGACGGCGTCGAGCTGACCGTCCAGCGTGTCGAGGACGGCGAGGTCTCGACGTACCTGGACGACGGCCTCGAGGTCGGTCAGCAGCTGGAGCTGCGCGGCCCGGTCGGCGGCTGGTTCGTCTGGCGCAACGAGCCCGCCCCGGTGCTGCTCGTGGCCGGCGGTTCCGGTGTGGTGCCACTGATGGCGATGATCCGGGCCCGGGGTGACGTCCGGGGACGCCAGCCGTTCCGGCTCGTCTACTCCGTGCGTACCCCGGAGGACGTCTGTTTTGCCGGCGAGCTTGCCCGCCGCGTGCGTGACGATCCCGGCCTGGACGTGCACTACGTCTACACCCGCAAGACCCCGGACGGCTGGCCGGCGCCCGCGGGACGCCTCACCGTCGCAACCCTCAACACCCACGGCTGGCCGCCGGACTTCGCGCCGGACGTGTTCGTCTGCGGCCCGACCAGCTTTGTCGAGACCGCGGCGGACATCCTCGTCGCGCTGGGCCACGACCCCAAGAAGATCCGTACGGAACGCTTCGGAGGGACGTCATGA
- a CDS encoding DUF6510 family protein: MTDQLDGNAMAGDLREIFAIDLTSAVATCAGCKEPSVIATLRIWGPAPGLVARCPSCDDVVVRLVRGPEEAWLDLRGASSLRIPMPEA, from the coding sequence ATGACCGATCAGCTGGACGGCAACGCGATGGCCGGGGACCTGCGCGAGATCTTCGCGATCGACCTGACCTCGGCCGTGGCGACCTGCGCGGGCTGCAAGGAGCCCAGCGTGATCGCCACCCTGCGCATCTGGGGTCCGGCGCCGGGCCTGGTCGCCCGCTGCCCGTCGTGCGACGACGTGGTGGTGCGCCTGGTCCGCGGCCCCGAGGAGGCCTGGCTCGACCTCCGCGGCGCCTCCAGCCTGCGCATCCCGATGCCGGAGGCTTAG
- a CDS encoding SGNH/GDSL hydrolase family protein, with product MSRRTTVLACLVTSTLLTLVAATPAAAAAPRSEWDYVALGDSYSSGVGTSGQTGLCLRSANGYPGLWDKANDPKTFRSVACSGATTSSLRSSQLSALGTGTDLVTLTIGGNDVGFASTVITCTLVSDSACAAKVEEARDILENELPAKLDATYADIKRKAPNAKVVVLGYPILFDEKNAYCGVGGMSIPKRKAINAGNAELNDLLAARSQAAGLIWSDVEDEFAGHGICASSPWLNNLTVVPPQNSFHPNSSGYKNGYLPALSGSLD from the coding sequence ATGAGCAGACGCACCACCGTCCTCGCCTGCCTCGTCACCTCGACCCTTCTCACCCTCGTCGCCGCCACACCTGCCGCGGCGGCGGCACCCCGATCCGAGTGGGACTACGTCGCGCTCGGCGACTCGTACTCCAGCGGTGTCGGCACCTCCGGACAGACCGGGCTGTGCCTGCGCAGTGCCAACGGCTACCCGGGACTCTGGGACAAGGCCAACGACCCGAAGACGTTCCGGTCGGTCGCCTGCAGCGGTGCCACCACCAGCAGCCTGCGGTCCAGCCAGCTGTCGGCTCTCGGCACCGGCACCGACCTCGTCACCCTGACGATCGGCGGCAACGACGTCGGCTTCGCCTCCACGGTGATCACTTGCACCCTGGTCAGCGACAGCGCCTGCGCCGCCAAGGTCGAGGAGGCTCGCGACATCCTCGAGAACGAGTTGCCGGCCAAACTTGATGCCACCTACGCCGACATCAAGAGGAAGGCACCGAACGCCAAGGTCGTGGTGCTCGGATACCCGATCCTGTTCGACGAGAAGAACGCGTACTGCGGTGTCGGCGGCATGAGCATCCCCAAGCGCAAGGCCATCAACGCGGGCAACGCCGAACTCAACGACCTCCTCGCGGCCCGGTCGCAGGCCGCCGGGCTCATCTGGTCGGACGTCGAGGACGAGTTCGCCGGCCACGGCATCTGCGCCTCCAGCCCGTGGCTCAACAACCTGACCGTCGTACCGCCACAGAACTCGTTCCACCCGAACTCCAGCGGCTACAAGAACGGGTATCTCCCGGCACTGTCGGGGTCGCTCGACTGA
- a CDS encoding SDR family NAD(P)-dependent oxidoreductase → MKWTEQQIPRQDGRVAVVTGANTGLGFETARQLAEHGASVVLAVRDTAKGQQAAARINGDVSVRELDLSSLESVRAAAAGLRADHPKIDLLINNAGVMYTPRQTTREGFELQFGTNHLGHFAFTGLLLDLLLPVPGSRVVTVSSTGHRIRAAIHFDDLQWERSYSRIGAYGQSKLANLMFTYELQRRLAAHGTTVAVAAHPGISNTELVRNTPALVRRPVAWLAPMLTQSAAAGALPTLRAAADPSVLGGQYYGPDGLNEARGHPKPATSSADSYDLTLQQRLWAVSEDLTGVRFPVGRVAAAA, encoded by the coding sequence ATGAAGTGGACCGAGCAGCAGATTCCGCGCCAGGACGGCCGGGTGGCCGTGGTCACCGGGGCCAACACCGGACTGGGCTTCGAGACCGCCCGGCAGCTCGCCGAGCACGGCGCGTCGGTCGTGCTGGCCGTTCGTGACACCGCGAAGGGCCAGCAGGCCGCGGCCCGGATCAACGGCGACGTCTCCGTACGGGAGCTGGATCTGAGCTCGCTGGAGTCGGTGCGCGCCGCAGCGGCCGGTCTGCGGGCCGACCACCCGAAGATCGACCTGCTGATCAACAACGCCGGCGTGATGTACACCCCGAGGCAGACCACCCGTGAGGGCTTCGAGCTGCAGTTCGGCACCAACCACCTGGGCCACTTCGCGTTTACCGGCCTGCTGCTCGACCTGCTGCTGCCCGTGCCCGGCTCCCGGGTGGTCACGGTGAGCAGCACCGGCCACCGCATCCGGGCCGCCATCCACTTCGACGACCTGCAGTGGGAGCGTTCCTACAGCCGCATCGGTGCTTACGGGCAGTCGAAGCTGGCCAACCTGATGTTCACCTACGAGTTGCAGCGCCGGCTCGCCGCGCACGGCACCACCGTCGCAGTGGCGGCGCACCCGGGTATCTCCAATACCGAGCTGGTCCGCAACACTCCGGCGCTCGTTCGCCGGCCGGTCGCCTGGCTCGCCCCGATGCTCACCCAGTCCGCGGCGGCGGGCGCTCTGCCGACTTTGCGGGCCGCCGCCGACCCGTCCGTTCTCGGCGGGCAGTACTACGGCCCCGACGGCCTGAACGAGGCACGCGGCCACCCGAAGCCGGCCACGTCCAGCGCCGACTCCTACGACCTGACCTTGCAGCAACGTCTCTGGGCTGTCTCGGAAGACCTCACCGGCGTGCGGTTCCCGGTGGGCCGGGTGGCCGCCGCAGCGTGA
- a CDS encoding TetR/AcrR family transcriptional regulator: MTFQRARSEEQRAARRQAILDTASAMLDEMPVAAVTLNELSRRVGLAKTAMLRYFESREAVLLDLMDDRTATWLTELEQELAVVDPDRSGEERAEQVADVLSRSLAARTVLCDLYGAQGGVLEHNVSVEVVRRHKRASLANLAVMAGHVRKHLPELGDHAEIFCLNALLMGGALSAYTSPPPSLLAVYESEPALAVHQIDLRSALRLTIITSLVGLLPRS; this comes from the coding sequence ATGACCTTCCAGCGCGCACGCAGCGAGGAGCAGCGTGCGGCCCGGCGCCAGGCGATCCTGGACACGGCCTCGGCCATGCTCGACGAGATGCCCGTGGCCGCGGTGACCCTGAACGAGCTGAGCCGCCGGGTCGGCCTGGCCAAGACGGCGATGCTGCGCTACTTCGAGTCCCGCGAGGCGGTGCTGCTCGACCTCATGGACGACCGGACGGCAACCTGGCTCACCGAGCTGGAGCAGGAGCTGGCCGTCGTCGACCCGGACCGGTCCGGAGAGGAACGCGCGGAGCAGGTGGCCGACGTGCTCAGCCGGTCGCTCGCCGCCCGGACGGTTCTGTGTGATCTCTACGGCGCACAGGGCGGGGTGCTCGAGCACAACGTCTCGGTCGAGGTGGTCCGCCGGCACAAGCGGGCCTCGCTGGCCAACCTCGCGGTCATGGCCGGCCACGTCCGGAAGCACCTGCCCGAGCTCGGCGACCACGCCGAGATCTTCTGCCTGAACGCCCTGCTGATGGGTGGCGCGCTGTCCGCGTACACCTCACCGCCACCGAGCCTGCTGGCGGTCTACGAGTCGGAGCCGGCGCTCGCGGTCCACCAGATCGACCTGCGGTCGGCCCTCCGGCTCACCATCATCACGTCGCTGGTCGGCCTGCTCCCCCGCTCCTGA
- a CDS encoding PLD nuclease N-terminal domain-containing protein, whose product MVRVYSLLVLIDLALLVVALIDCLSAEEGDIRALPRIAWVFLILLFSPIGAIVWFVAGRPARAVRLSNGTKWRPGNGFPEVQRPGTSRGDRPQAPDDDPEFLADLASSLKDDESMMKRWEADLRRREDELRKRDEG is encoded by the coding sequence ATGGTCCGGGTTTATTCGTTGCTGGTGCTCATTGATCTGGCGCTGCTCGTGGTGGCGCTCATCGACTGTCTTTCGGCCGAGGAGGGTGACATCCGGGCGCTTCCGCGCATCGCCTGGGTTTTTCTCATCCTGCTCTTCTCGCCGATCGGGGCGATCGTCTGGTTCGTGGCCGGGCGTCCGGCTCGGGCCGTTCGGCTGAGCAACGGCACCAAATGGCGGCCCGGCAACGGATTCCCGGAGGTGCAGCGGCCCGGCACTTCGCGGGGGGACCGGCCCCAAGCGCCCGATGACGACCCGGAGTTTCTGGCCGATCTGGCGTCTTCGCTCAAGGACGACGAGTCGATGATGAAGCGCTGGGAGGCTGACCTGCGGCGGCGCGAGGACGAGCTGCGCAAGCGCGACGAGGGATAG
- the tuf gene encoding elongation factor Tu, with amino-acid sequence MAKSQFVRTKPHLNIGTMGHVDHGKTTLTAAITKVLADLDPAANRFVAFEGIDKAPEEALRGITINISHVEYETANRHYAHVDMPGHADYVKNMITGAAQVDGAILVVSAQDGSMPQTREHVLLAQRVGVPYLVVALNKSDAVEDEELLDLVELEVRELLSEYGFPGDEVPVVRVSALKALEGDPRWTQSIVDLLDAVDAYVPVPERELGEPFLMPIENVLTISGRGTVVTGKIERGTLRVGEPVEVVGLGPTVTTVATGLETFGKSLPVAEAGDNAAILLRGIKRDQVERGQVVALPGSVTPHKSFKATMYALTKEEGGRHTPFVANYRPQFFFRTTDVSGAIDLGDLPMVMPGDTVDLTVHLGKEVAMDVGLGFAVREGGHTVAAGTVKELLD; translated from the coding sequence ATGGCCAAGAGCCAGTTCGTCCGGACCAAGCCCCACCTGAACATCGGCACGATGGGTCACGTCGACCACGGCAAGACCACCCTGACCGCCGCCATCACGAAGGTCCTCGCCGACCTCGACCCGGCCGCCAACCGGTTCGTCGCGTTCGAGGGCATCGACAAGGCGCCGGAGGAGGCGCTGCGGGGCATCACCATCAACATCTCCCACGTCGAGTACGAGACCGCCAACCGCCACTACGCCCACGTCGACATGCCGGGGCACGCCGACTACGTGAAGAACATGATCACGGGTGCGGCGCAGGTGGACGGCGCGATCCTCGTCGTCTCGGCGCAGGACGGCTCCATGCCGCAGACCCGCGAGCACGTGCTGCTCGCCCAGCGGGTCGGCGTCCCGTACCTGGTCGTGGCGCTCAACAAGAGCGACGCGGTCGAGGACGAGGAGCTGCTCGACCTGGTCGAGCTGGAGGTGCGTGAGCTCCTCAGCGAGTACGGCTTCCCCGGCGACGAGGTCCCGGTGGTGCGCGTGAGCGCGCTCAAGGCCCTCGAGGGCGACCCGCGGTGGACACAGTCCATCGTGGACCTCCTCGACGCCGTCGACGCCTACGTCCCGGTCCCGGAGCGTGAGCTCGGTGAGCCGTTCCTGATGCCCATCGAGAACGTCCTCACCATCAGCGGCCGCGGCACCGTCGTCACCGGCAAGATCGAGCGCGGCACCCTCCGCGTCGGCGAGCCGGTCGAGGTCGTCGGCCTCGGCCCGACGGTGACCACGGTCGCCACCGGCCTGGAGACGTTCGGCAAGTCGCTGCCCGTCGCCGAGGCCGGCGACAACGCGGCGATCCTGCTCCGCGGCATCAAGCGCGACCAGGTCGAGCGCGGCCAGGTCGTGGCGCTGCCCGGCAGCGTCACCCCGCACAAGTCCTTCAAGGCCACGATGTACGCCCTGACCAAGGAAGAGGGAGGCCGGCACACGCCGTTCGTGGCGAACTACCGCCCGCAGTTCTTCTTCCGCACGACGGACGTCTCGGGCGCCATCGACCTCGGCGACCTGCCGATGGTCATGCCCGGCGACACGGTCGACCTGACCGTGCACCTGGGCAAGGAGGTCGCGATGGACGTCGGCCTCGGCTTCGCGGTCCGGGAGGGTGGCCACACGGTCGCCGCCGGAACGGTCAAGGAACTGCTGGACTAG